In Pseudomonas sp. ADAK18, a single window of DNA contains:
- the treP gene encoding PTS system trehalose-specific EIIBC component produces MSHDYPNIAREILQSLGGSDNLEQAAHCVTRLRLALKDPSLVKSGELNQIDLVKGSFFTGGLFQIVIGPGEVEKVYAALREQTGLAASTIADVKQKGVEKTNPMQRLVRVFSDVFMPILPALIIAGLLMGVNNLMGAKGMFIADKTLLEAYPNLDGLWSLINLMANTSFVFLPALVGWSAAKRFGGSEILGIVLGLMLVHPDLLNAWNYGKAVAGLDGQSLPYFDIFGWFKIEKVGYQGQILPILMAAYVMSVIEKWLRARVPNAIQLLVVPITTIVVTGVLALAIIGPVTRHLGILITEGVVTLFDLAPMVGGAIFGLLYAPLVITGMHHMFLAVDLQLISTQGGTFIWPMIVMSNLAQGSAALGVFYMSRNARDKSMASTSAISAYFGITEPAMFGVNLRFKFPFYAALTGSALGSIFLSLNKVHASAIGVGGLPGFISIIPQYIPSFVIGMVIAIVVPFVLTCGLSMKIVRPGYRVA; encoded by the coding sequence GTCAAGAGCGGTGAGCTGAACCAGATCGATCTGGTCAAGGGTTCCTTCTTCACCGGCGGCCTGTTCCAGATCGTGATTGGCCCTGGCGAAGTGGAAAAGGTCTACGCCGCCCTGCGCGAACAGACCGGCCTTGCCGCCTCGACCATCGCCGATGTGAAGCAGAAGGGCGTCGAAAAAACCAACCCGATGCAGCGCCTGGTACGGGTGTTCTCCGATGTGTTCATGCCCATCCTGCCGGCGTTGATCATTGCCGGTCTGTTGATGGGCGTGAACAACCTGATGGGCGCCAAGGGCATGTTCATTGCGGACAAGACCTTGCTTGAGGCCTATCCGAACCTGGATGGCCTGTGGAGCCTGATCAACCTGATGGCCAACACCTCGTTCGTGTTCCTGCCGGCGCTGGTGGGCTGGTCGGCGGCCAAGCGGTTTGGCGGCAGTGAAATCCTTGGCATCGTCCTTGGCCTGATGCTGGTGCACCCAGACCTGCTCAATGCCTGGAACTACGGCAAGGCAGTGGCCGGGCTCGACGGCCAGAGCCTGCCGTACTTCGATATTTTCGGCTGGTTCAAGATCGAGAAGGTCGGTTATCAGGGGCAAATCCTGCCGATCCTGATGGCGGCCTACGTCATGAGCGTGATTGAGAAATGGCTGCGGGCGCGAGTACCGAATGCCATTCAATTGTTGGTGGTGCCGATTACCACCATCGTCGTCACCGGTGTGCTGGCGCTGGCGATCATTGGCCCGGTGACCCGTCACCTGGGCATCTTGATCACCGAAGGTGTGGTCACTCTGTTTGACCTGGCGCCGATGGTCGGTGGGGCGATCTTCGGCCTGTTGTATGCACCGCTGGTGATCACCGGCATGCACCACATGTTCCTCGCCGTGGACCTGCAGCTTATTTCTACCCAGGGCGGCACGTTTATCTGGCCGATGATCGTCATGTCCAACCTGGCCCAGGGCAGCGCAGCGCTCGGTGTGTTCTACATGAGCCGCAATGCGCGGGATAAAAGCATGGCCTCGACTTCGGCGATTTCCGCCTACTTCGGCATCACCGAACCGGCGATGTTTGGGGTCAACCTGCGCTTCAAGTTTCCATTCTATGCGGCCCTCACCGGGTCGGCGCTGGGCAGCATTTTCCTCTCGTTGAACAAGGTCCATGCCTCGGCTATTGGGGTCGGCGGCTTGCCCGGTTTTATCTCGATCATTCCGCAATACATCCCAAGTTTTGTCATCGGCATGGTCATCGCAATTGTGGTGCCGTTTGTTCTGACTTGCGGGTTGAGCATGAAGATTGTTCGGCCTGGTTATCGGGTCGCCTGA
- the treC gene encoding alpha,alpha-phosphotrehalase, translating into MQDWQHSVIYQIYPKSFHSHAGNATGDLLGVVDKLDYLKWLGVDCLWITPFLRSPQRDNGYDISDYYAIDPSYGTMADCDLLISEAAKRGIKLMLDIVVNHTSVEHEWFQQARSSLDNPYRDFYIWRDQPNNWESKFGGSAWEYEAQTGQYFLHLFDHTQADLNWDNPKVRAEVFKLMRFWRDKGVGGFRLDVINLISKPKDFPEDNSDGRRFYTDGPNVHEYLQEMHREVFEGHGLINVGEMSSTSLEHCIRYSRPESKELSMTFNFHHLKVDYPNLQKWVRADFDFLQLKQILSDWQLGMQAGGGWNALFWCNHDQPRVVSRFGDDGEHRVVSAKMLATALHFLQGTPFVYQGEELGMTNPGFGKIEQYRDVETLNIYRLKRDAGESEAESMAAIMQKSRDNSRTPMQWDHGASAGFSSGKPWIGIPANAAQINVESQLDDPESVLHHYRALIALRRHEPLIQEGVYRQLLPEHLQVWAYLREGHGERLLVVNNFYGTPCQVQLPEGLFNHAIEQRLLISNYPDCPVRTAQVSLRPYESFVLHLKD; encoded by the coding sequence ATGCAAGACTGGCAACACTCGGTGATCTACCAGATCTACCCCAAAAGCTTCCACAGCCACGCGGGTAACGCCACCGGTGACTTGCTGGGGGTTGTGGACAAACTCGATTACCTGAAGTGGCTGGGTGTCGATTGCCTGTGGATCACCCCGTTCCTGCGTTCGCCTCAGCGCGACAACGGTTACGACATCAGCGACTACTACGCCATCGACCCGAGCTACGGGACTATGGCCGACTGCGATCTGTTGATCAGCGAAGCAGCCAAGCGAGGCATCAAGTTGATGCTGGACATCGTGGTCAACCACACCTCCGTCGAACACGAGTGGTTCCAGCAGGCCCGCAGCAGCCTCGACAACCCGTACCGCGACTTCTACATCTGGCGTGATCAGCCGAATAACTGGGAATCCAAGTTCGGTGGTTCGGCCTGGGAGTACGAGGCGCAAACCGGCCAGTACTTCCTGCACCTGTTCGACCACACCCAGGCTGATCTCAACTGGGATAACCCGAAAGTCCGTGCCGAAGTGTTCAAGCTGATGCGCTTCTGGCGTGACAAGGGGGTCGGTGGATTCCGTCTGGATGTGATCAACCTGATCTCCAAGCCGAAGGACTTCCCGGAAGACAACAGCGACGGCCGCCGCTTCTACACCGACGGCCCGAATGTGCACGAGTACCTGCAGGAAATGCACCGCGAAGTCTTCGAAGGGCATGGCCTGATCAACGTGGGTGAGATGTCTTCCACCAGCCTTGAACACTGCATTCGTTACTCGCGTCCAGAATCGAAAGAACTGTCGATGACCTTCAACTTTCATCACCTGAAAGTGGATTACCCGAACCTGCAAAAGTGGGTGCGGGCCGACTTCGATTTCTTGCAACTCAAGCAGATTCTTTCTGACTGGCAGTTGGGCATGCAGGCCGGTGGTGGCTGGAACGCGTTGTTCTGGTGTAACCACGATCAGCCGCGAGTGGTCTCCCGTTTTGGTGATGACGGCGAGCACCGCGTGGTCTCGGCGAAGATGCTCGCCACCGCGTTGCACTTCCTGCAAGGCACGCCCTTCGTCTATCAAGGTGAAGAGCTGGGCATGACCAATCCGGGCTTCGGCAAGATCGAGCAGTACCGCGATGTCGAGACCCTGAACATCTATCGGCTCAAGCGCGATGCGGGAGAGTCCGAAGCTGAAAGCATGGCCGCGATCATGCAGAAGTCCCGGGACAATAGCCGCACACCGATGCAATGGGATCACGGGGCTAGCGCCGGTTTCAGTAGCGGCAAACCGTGGATCGGCATCCCGGCCAACGCCGCGCAGATCAACGTCGAAAGCCAGCTTGATGATCCGGAATCGGTGCTGCATCACTACCGTGCGCTGATCGCCCTGCGCCGCCATGAACCGCTGATCCAGGAAGGCGTTTACCGCCAACTGCTGCCAGAGCACCTGCAGGTCTGGGCCTATCTGCGCGAAGGCCACGGCGAGCGCTTGCTGGTGGTGAACAACTTCTACGGCACGCCGTGCCAGGTCCAATTGCCGGAAGGGCTTTTCAATCACGCGATCGAACAACGCCTGCTGATCAGCAACTACCCCGACTGCCCGGTACGTACGGCTCAGGTGTCGTTGCGCCCTTATGAATCCTTTGTGCTGCACCTCAAGGACTGA
- a CDS encoding carbohydrate porin encodes MKTTIKLGLVASCLSLPFAAQGLEFAGYLRSGAGTSTGSGKQQCFQLPGAQSKYRLGNECEQYAELELRQDLLTLDDGSVLSVDAMASLYNQYDRELKFQGENNGSARMPQMYAQWSNLPSLNGGSLWAGRRYYKRNDIHISDFYYWNQSATGGGIEDVKIGDLKYSYAISRKDNLYQKEYATRHDFNVAGFKTNPDGELELGLSYIAKAGGRDANSGWAITAQHVQKPFLGGRNKFALQYGEGPGTGLGYTGNTALDNSSKSYRAVEFFDWQVTPRFGGQVEAVYQKDIRPGRQDQTWMSIGVRPAYAITEQFKLVTELGHDQVEATGGTRKLSKFTFAPTWSPKGPDFWARPEVRLYYTYATWNEAAKRAANELAAGSALSDTGAYGTARHGSNFGVQVEYWWK; translated from the coding sequence ATGAAAACAACAATAAAGCTGGGCCTCGTTGCTTCTTGTCTGTCTTTACCTTTTGCCGCCCAGGGGCTGGAGTTTGCCGGTTACTTGCGTAGCGGTGCGGGGACCTCGACCGGCAGTGGCAAGCAGCAGTGCTTCCAACTGCCCGGCGCACAATCGAAATACCGTTTGGGTAACGAATGCGAACAGTACGCCGAGCTGGAGTTGCGCCAGGACCTGTTGACCCTTGACGACGGCTCGGTGCTCAGCGTCGATGCCATGGCTTCGTTGTATAACCAATACGATCGCGAGCTGAAGTTTCAGGGGGAAAACAACGGCTCGGCACGCATGCCGCAGATGTATGCGCAGTGGTCGAACCTGCCCAGCCTCAACGGCGGTTCGCTGTGGGCCGGTCGGCGTTACTACAAGCGTAACGACATCCATATTTCCGACTTCTACTACTGGAACCAGAGCGCCACGGGCGGCGGTATCGAGGACGTGAAAATCGGCGATCTGAAATACAGCTACGCGATTTCCCGCAAGGACAACCTGTACCAGAAGGAATACGCCACCCGTCACGATTTCAACGTGGCCGGCTTCAAGACCAACCCTGACGGCGAGTTGGAATTGGGCTTGAGTTACATTGCAAAAGCCGGTGGTCGGGACGCTAACAGCGGCTGGGCCATCACCGCCCAGCACGTTCAGAAACCCTTCCTGGGCGGTCGGAACAAGTTCGCCCTGCAGTACGGCGAAGGTCCGGGCACGGGCCTCGGTTACACCGGTAATACCGCACTGGATAACAGCAGTAAAAGCTACCGTGCGGTGGAGTTCTTCGACTGGCAAGTGACGCCGCGTTTCGGCGGCCAGGTCGAGGCGGTGTACCAGAAAGACATTCGCCCGGGCAGACAGGATCAGACCTGGATGTCCATTGGGGTGCGCCCTGCCTATGCAATCACCGAGCAGTTCAAGCTGGTGACCGAGTTGGGTCACGATCAGGTCGAGGCCACCGGTGGCACACGCAAACTGAGCAAATTTACCTTTGCCCCGACCTGGTCGCCTAAAGGCCCGGATTTCTGGGCGCGGCCGGAAGTGCGTTTGTATTACACCTACGCTACCTGGAACGAAGCCGCCAAACGTGCGGCCAATGAACTGGCGGCGGGTTCGGCGTTGTCCGACACCGGCGCTTATGGCACGGCGCGGCATGGATCGAATTTTGGTGTGCAGGTTGAATATTGGTGGAAATAA
- the ptsP gene encoding phosphoenolpyruvate--protein phosphotransferase: MTTTQPLELLAPLSGVLLPLDQVPDPVFSSRLIGDGLCIDPTSQTLCAPLAGVISNIQDSGHAVSVTGDNGVQVLMHIGLDTVNLAGKGFTRLVEEGQRVEAGQPLIEFDADFVALHARSLLTLMLVVSGEPFVLLTSGTGVVDVGQALLRVTPETSADEVADEEGDALFSKPLTLPNANGLHARPAAVFAQAAKGFKASIYLHKQTQSANAKSLVAIMALQTVQGDTLQVSAAGDDAEAAIKALVTLLAEGCGETVVAAPVETPEPVAPASSPSLLRGVCASPGSAFGQVVQVAEPELDITEAGAGEAVERVALVSGLLQATEALQALQAKAVGSAQAEIFRAHQELLEDPTLLDQAHALLAQGKSAAFAWNSATAATAMLFQGLGSALLAERAADLADVGQRVLKLILGVKDSAWDLPEQAILIAEQLTPSQTASLDSRKVLGFVTVGGGATSHVAILARALGLPAICGVPMQVLALANGSQVLLDADKGELHLDPDLAEIEQLQASRQRQVLRRQREVEQASLAATTRDGHHVEVTANVASLQEVEQSLSLGGEGVGLLRSEFLYLDRNRAPSPEEQAGTYSAIARALGPDRNLVVRTLDVGGDKPLAYVPMDSETNPFLGLRGIRLCLERPELLREQFRAILACAGLTRLHIMLPMVSLLSELRLARKILQEEAQALGLTELPKLGIMIEVPSAALMADLFAPEVDFFSIGTNDLTQYTLAMDRDHPRLASQADSFHPAVLRLIASTVKAAHAHGKWVGVCGALASEALAVPMLIGLGVDELSVSVPLIPTIKATVRELNLADCQLIARQVLGLEEAAQVREALRLYHAATVETSLVVEN, from the coding sequence ATGACCACAACCCAACCCCTGGAACTGCTGGCGCCCTTGTCCGGTGTGCTGTTGCCCTTGGACCAGGTGCCCGATCCGGTGTTTTCCAGTCGGCTGATTGGCGATGGCCTGTGTATCGACCCGACGTCGCAGACCCTCTGTGCGCCCTTGGCCGGGGTGATCAGCAATATCCAGGACAGTGGCCATGCGGTGAGTGTCACCGGCGACAACGGCGTCCAAGTGTTGATGCACATCGGCCTGGACACTGTGAACCTGGCCGGCAAAGGCTTTACCCGGCTGGTCGAGGAGGGCCAGCGGGTGGAGGCTGGTCAGCCGCTGATCGAATTTGATGCCGACTTTGTCGCGCTCCACGCTCGCAGTTTGCTGACCCTGATGTTGGTGGTCAGTGGCGAACCGTTTGTGCTGCTGACTTCGGGCACCGGGGTGGTCGATGTGGGGCAAGCGTTGCTGCGGGTGACGCCTGAGACCAGTGCTGATGAGGTGGCGGACGAAGAGGGCGATGCGCTGTTTTCCAAACCCCTGACACTGCCCAATGCCAATGGCTTGCATGCCCGGCCGGCGGCAGTGTTTGCCCAGGCGGCGAAAGGCTTCAAGGCGAGTATTTATCTACACAAACAAACCCAGAGCGCCAATGCCAAGTCGCTGGTGGCGATCATGGCATTGCAGACGGTGCAGGGCGATACCTTGCAAGTGAGCGCGGCGGGGGATGATGCAGAGGCAGCGATCAAGGCGTTGGTGACGTTGCTGGCCGAAGGGTGCGGCGAGACCGTGGTGGCTGCGCCTGTCGAGACCCCCGAACCGGTCGCGCCGGCTTCATCGCCGAGCCTGCTGCGGGGCGTGTGTGCGTCGCCGGGTTCGGCGTTTGGCCAAGTGGTGCAGGTGGCCGAACCGGAACTGGACATCACTGAAGCGGGTGCCGGTGAAGCCGTCGAGCGCGTTGCGCTGGTGAGCGGTCTGCTGCAGGCAACCGAGGCCCTGCAAGCGTTGCAGGCCAAGGCTGTCGGCAGCGCCCAGGCGGAGATTTTCCGTGCTCATCAAGAGTTGCTGGAAGACCCGACGTTGCTGGACCAGGCCCACGCGCTGTTGGCTCAGGGCAAGAGCGCCGCATTCGCCTGGAACAGCGCCACGGCGGCCACTGCCATGCTGTTCCAGGGCTTGGGCAGTGCGCTGCTTGCCGAGCGTGCCGCCGACTTGGCAGACGTCGGCCAGCGGGTGCTGAAGCTGATCCTCGGTGTCAAGGACAGCGCCTGGGATTTGCCGGAGCAAGCGATCCTCATCGCCGAACAACTGACCCCTTCGCAAACCGCCAGTCTCGATAGCCGCAAGGTGTTGGGTTTTGTCACGGTGGGTGGTGGCGCTACCAGCCATGTCGCGATTCTCGCCCGTGCCCTTGGCCTGCCGGCTATCTGCGGCGTACCGATGCAAGTGCTGGCGTTGGCCAACGGCAGCCAGGTACTGCTGGATGCCGACAAGGGTGAATTGCACCTGGACCCGGATTTGGCCGAGATCGAGCAATTGCAGGCCTCCCGCCAACGGCAAGTGCTGCGCCGTCAGCGTGAAGTAGAGCAGGCCTCTCTGGCCGCCACCACGCGTGACGGTCATCACGTGGAAGTGACGGCCAACGTTGCCTCGCTGCAAGAGGTCGAGCAATCGCTGTCCCTGGGCGGTGAAGGCGTGGGCCTGCTGCGTTCGGAGTTCCTCTACCTGGATCGCAACCGCGCGCCGAGCCCCGAAGAACAGGCGGGCACTTATAGCGCCATCGCCCGGGCGCTGGGGCCGGATCGCAATCTGGTGGTACGCACCCTGGACGTCGGTGGCGACAAGCCGTTGGCCTATGTGCCGATGGACAGTGAAACCAACCCATTCCTCGGGCTGCGCGGGATTCGTTTGTGCCTGGAACGTCCTGAACTGTTGCGCGAACAGTTCCGGGCGATCCTCGCCTGCGCGGGCCTGACTCGCCTGCATATCATGTTGCCGATGGTCAGTCTGCTGTCGGAATTGCGCCTGGCCCGCAAGATTCTGCAAGAGGAGGCACAGGCCCTGGGACTTACGGAACTGCCGAAACTGGGGATCATGATCGAGGTGCCCTCGGCGGCCTTGATGGCGGATCTGTTTGCACCGGAGGTGGATTTCTTCTCTATCGGTACCAACGACCTGACCCAATACACCCTGGCCATGGACCGTGACCACCCGCGTCTGGCCAGCCAGGCTGACAGCTTTCATCCGGCGGTGCTGCGCCTGATCGCCAGCACGGTCAAGGCGGCCCATGCCCATGGCAAGTGGGTCGGCGTCTGCGGCGCCCTGGCTTCGGAGGCGCTGGCAGTGCCAATGTTGATCGGGCTGGGGGTGGATGAGTTGTCGGTCAGTGTGCCGCTGATCCCGACCATCAAGGCCACCGTGCGTGAGCTGAACCTGGCGGACTGCCAGTTGATCGCCCGCCAAGTGCTGGGCCTGGAAGAAGCCGCGCAGGTACGCGAGGCCTTGCGCCTGTACCACGCGGCGACCGTCGAAACCTCTTTGGTTGTGGAGAACTGA
- a CDS encoding PTS transporter subunit EIIB yields the protein MFEKLQQAFWKALTPDLIAETVAVSTGEAPLAPGVLSALGGAGNLKSQQRVALTRVRVQLHEPGRLDAVALRAAGVPGVMVLTGGVVHLITGL from the coding sequence ATGTTCGAGAAATTGCAGCAGGCGTTCTGGAAGGCCCTGACGCCGGACTTGATTGCCGAGACGGTTGCCGTGTCGACGGGTGAAGCACCACTGGCGCCGGGGGTGTTGAGTGCGCTGGGTGGTGCGGGCAACCTCAAGTCGCAACAACGGGTGGCATTGACTCGGGTGCGGGTGCAATTGCACGAGCCGGGGCGATTGGATGCGGTGGCGCTACGCGCGGCGGGTGTGCCGGGAGTGATGGTGCTGACGGGTGGGGTGGTGCACCTGATCACCGGACTTTAA
- the mltF gene encoding membrane-bound lytic murein transglycosylase MltF, which produces MFSPTALRPRCAKWLIVTGLFLMLSACVDKPSTLERIKEDGVLRVVTRNSPATYFQDRNGETGFEYELVKRFADDLGVKLEIETADNLDDLFAQVGKPNGPVLAAAGLVSSEQRRQQVRFSHPYLEVTPQIIYRNGQSRPTTAADLVGKKIMVLKGSTHAEQLAALKKQFPAIEYEESDAVEVVDLLRMVDEGQIDLTLVDSNEVAMNQVYFPNVRVAFDLGDASNQSWAVALGEDNSLLNEVNSYLDKVEKNGTLQRLKDRYYGHVDVLGYVGAYTFAQHLQQRLPKYEKHFKTYAKEEKVDWRLLAAIGYQESLWQPAVTSKTGVRGLMMLTQNTAQAMGVSNRLDAKQSIMGGAKYLARIKDELDDKIAEPDRTWFALAAYNVGTGHLDDARKLAAKEGLNPNKWLDVKKMLPRLSQKQWYSKTRYGYARGGEPVHFVANIRRYYDILTWVTQPQLEGNQVVEGNLHVPGVDKTKPTEETPQL; this is translated from the coding sequence ATGTTTTCCCCAACTGCTTTGCGCCCGCGATGCGCCAAATGGCTCATCGTCACCGGACTCTTCCTGATGCTCAGCGCCTGTGTTGATAAACCCAGCACGCTCGAGCGAATCAAGGAGGATGGCGTATTGCGGGTGGTCACCCGAAACAGCCCGGCCACCTATTTCCAGGACCGCAACGGCGAAACCGGTTTCGAATACGAACTGGTCAAACGCTTTGCCGACGATCTGGGCGTGAAACTGGAGATCGAGACCGCCGACAACCTTGACGACCTGTTCGCGCAGGTGGGTAAACCCAATGGCCCGGTACTGGCCGCTGCCGGCTTGGTCAGCAGCGAGCAACGCCGCCAGCAGGTGCGATTCTCCCATCCTTACCTGGAAGTCACTCCACAGATCATCTATCGCAACGGCCAGTCTCGCCCCACCACGGCGGCGGACCTGGTGGGCAAGAAGATCATGGTGCTCAAGGGCAGTACCCACGCCGAGCAATTGGCTGCGCTGAAAAAGCAATTTCCCGCGATTGAATATGAAGAGTCCGACGCCGTTGAGGTGGTCGACCTGCTGCGCATGGTCGACGAAGGGCAAATCGACCTGACGTTGGTGGACTCCAACGAAGTGGCGATGAACCAGGTGTACTTTCCCAACGTGCGGGTCGCCTTTGACCTCGGAGACGCCAGCAACCAGAGCTGGGCAGTGGCGTTGGGTGAAGACAACAGCCTGCTCAATGAGGTCAACAGTTACCTCGACAAGGTTGAAAAGAACGGCACCTTGCAGCGTCTGAAAGATCGCTATTACGGGCACGTCGATGTACTCGGCTATGTCGGCGCCTATACCTTCGCCCAGCATCTGCAACAGCGCCTGCCAAAATACGAAAAGCACTTCAAGACCTACGCCAAGGAAGAAAAGGTCGATTGGCGACTGTTGGCAGCCATTGGTTACCAGGAGTCCCTATGGCAACCGGCTGTCACCTCCAAGACCGGCGTACGCGGCCTGATGATGCTGACCCAGAACACCGCCCAGGCCATGGGCGTGTCCAACCGCCTGGATGCCAAACAGAGCATCATGGGCGGCGCCAAGTACCTGGCCAGGATCAAGGATGAGCTGGACGACAAGATTGCCGAGCCGGATCGCACCTGGTTCGCCCTCGCCGCCTACAACGTCGGCACCGGTCACCTGGATGACGCCCGCAAGCTGGCCGCAAAAGAAGGGCTGAACCCGAACAAGTGGCTGGACGTGAAGAAAATGCTGCCGCGTCTGTCGCAGAAGCAGTGGTACAGCAAGACCCGCTACGGCTATGCCCGAGGCGGTGAGCCGGTACATTTTGTGGCGAACATCCGGCGCTACTACGACATCCTGACCTGGGTGACCCAGCCGCAGTTGGAAGGCAACCAGGTGGTGGAAGGCAATCTGCATGTGCCGGGCGTGGACAAGACCAAGCCCACCGAAGAAACCCCACAGTTGTAA